TACATCGTCTGATCCATCTTTTACTTTTACGcctatttttcgatattttatctTTCCACTCTAATCTAAATTTTGCGTTTCtgacttttttttaaatacaattcAAAAGTGCGAAAGCGCAAGTGTAAATATTTGTTACTTTTTAAAAATcataattgtaatttaatattaataataatattaataatcattaccCATTAACTTCGCACTTTAATCATCACGAGATGTGTCAGCGCTATGGTAACTTCAGAGACAGAAATTAAAGGTTATTATTCATTTACAGTAATTTTGATTCTTTTCTTTATGTTTAATATCATATTCCAATATTTAGTGACTTGTTGTTACATATAAACAATACACATCCATTAAGTAATTCAATCGTGATcataaaaaattctatttttttctgATATAAAACAACATTTAATCATTGCAACTGAATGCTTGCAACTGTAAACGGGAAGATATTACAATGATGTCATTAATCAAATGAATTTCTCATATTAGAGCATAACACGTAGCACATGGAATGCCCAAAAGTAAATAACAATAATCTTAACAGCCATGTTATGTGCGGCATAATGCCATTATATATAAACACCTGGAACTTAAAATTTACTAAAAATTACAAGAATACCACAATATCAATTGTGTTCTTATATTACTTCGCAGTCCTTTCAAGATATCTTGAAAAATATCAAAACTATTTAACTTATATCAAAACAATGAAACACagaaaatactaaaatatcATTTATGTCCTAAACTGATGTTTTTGTTCATACCAATTATACATTTCAAACACTATTATTATTCtaataaatgaaatgtatatacttttcttttttacttcctCATTCTTATGATGTAAATTCCTATCTTACGTCTTTCATAGATATAAGCTCAATGTATGAGCAACATATATTTATCTCTTTATTTTCTGTCCCAAAAATCACAGAGGCATAATGCACCTCAATGTATGGTGTAAACCTGTACAAAAGTTGTTCCTCATTTACTCTATACTTATTCATGGTACAATAATAATGTATTTAAAATGTAACTTATGTAACCTTATTACTGATTAACGATGACTGCATTCCAGCGTGACCAGCCTTTGGCCGACTGGAGCTAACAGACAAATACGCTCCTTCAAGTGTAAAACTCCATTGTTGCCTTTTTCAATCCCTCAATATGCGATCTTTCACCCACTATGCAACACCACTAATACTCTAACTATAtactctatataaaatatcgttAGTATAACTAAAACGCGCTGTGCCCAGCTGGAATGCAGTCCTATTTCATGCCATCATTATCCTCTTTCATTTTCATTCACATTCCTCTTCTCCATAATGGTAATCGTTTGTTGTTCCACAGACAATTCGTCAGTCAATGATTTACTGATAAATTCACACCACTAACTGTAGTCTGTCATTGGTCGGTCAAATAGTTTTATTCCCAGATGTTCACTTGGCGTCtcaattattgttattatttatatgaATTTTACACTCATTCAACAGAATCAGAAGCCTGCTCTTTATAATTCTAGTTTCCTGAGTCTCCCACATCTTCATGTTTTCTCTTCTTACCTCGAGCAGGAGACGACTCTATATAACGcgataagaaagtaataaaattgATGGCATTATACTCTACGAAAATTATTTCGTTTTTAAATAACAAGAAAGACTACTTGAGATAGAATGATATAGTTCATTTTAAGGTTTTTTTGTATGacagttataagttatagataGATGGcagttataataaaatatttaagatagTAGATTAATATTTCAGTAGCGACAATAAAACCAATGGATCTatcttaataaaaaaaacttatttaccttcttcttcttcctgttCGTCATCTTCATTatcatcgtcttcttcttcttcttcctcatcACAGAGGAAGTCGTCTTCATCGCTTTCATCCTATATTATAACGATCAAATAAATGCATCCATTAATCAAAAGTTATAAAAAGTCACAACATTAATAATTCATTACAAGCATCtttaaattaaaatgtaattataacgtaattattaCATTTTGTATATAGTAAAAAAGCTaaagtttgaaatatgaataACTTACTTCAAGACCGTCCTTGTATACAGCTTCTAATCCTACATCACCCTCCTCAAAGACAAACTCCTCTTCATCTGAAACTAGAAAGTTATATATTCGTAATTAAAACATAAATCTCTTTCTTCACTttgttttattttgttattttaataaaacttcAACTTAATTTTCATCTTTTAACTAACCTTCCTCACTATCCTCTTCATTAGCATCTCCATCTCCATCTTCATTTCCATTTACTTCATCATCCTCCCCTTCACTGTCATCTACTTCACAATCGTCTGTATCAaatctatataacataatatttttaaatttaccttTTAATGCATTAGCAAAAAACAAACCAGACAAATGAAACAATTCTTTAGCATTACATACCCATCAAGACATCGAAGGCTGGGAATAAGGCTAAAAACTTTCTCTCTATAATTGTCCAAATTTGTCACTTCATTGTTAAAGAGAtccaaattttttaaatttttaaactcCTTCTACAAagaaaaacaatttttaatatatctatTGATACTTACAaaaagcatatatatatatgttatttcaatcctgtatatatattaatatatataatatatatatttttgcaacTTACTAGAGGTTGAAGTGTATCAAGATCTTTGATCTTGTTTCCACTAAGATTGAGATGAGTTAACTTAGGACTTGACTGAAGAAGATTTAAACCTCCAGAAATTCTGTTGTCACTAAGTTCCAGCTaaaaaaataatagtaatttgtatttatttcaattcaTCTTTTATATTCAACATTGCATTTTATTTAAGATATAAAATGTGCCACTATATGTTATTCTTAAAAGTTTGCAAGAAATAACTACTTTGTAGATTACATTTAAGATAACAATAATAGATATGCTTTTTGCTTACCTTTTTAAGACTTGATAACTTTGGAAAGCCTTTTAGACTGGTAAGACCCACATTGATTAGACTTAGTGATTCTAATGCAACAAATTCATCTGTCAGACCTACTATATGCGTGCTCCGACAATTGTCAAGAACAAGTTCTTTGATCTGAAAAAATAATAGCTTTTTTATAAGTATCGTACTAAAGTATAAGAGTAggtaaattacaaatattacaaaaatagtATATCATATTCTATTCATAATTGTACCACAGATACCATATGTCTccaattattgaaaataaatgtgtataacgatattttacaataaacgtaactttatatacaaatgATAAAagccaaaaataaataaaaatttcctaattagaaataataaatttctatgtatatatagttTCTGCATTAACcacttaaaatttaataaattgtacAAAGATTAGTGAAATAATGAATATCAAAGATTAAGGAACAGCTTTGGTTACAGAAACTGTCCGTATAAACGATGAGACTATTGCATTCTTAATTACATTTGTAAGCTCAGTATATAGTGAAGGCGTGAATACGAAAAGTTGGTGGTATATGAAAAAGGTAATAGTCGCTAAAATTCAAACGAACGATAAGCTTTCGCGGGAGATGGGCTATTTTATTGatcggagaaagagaaaggtgaaGAGAGAGGGGAGATAGAAAGGAGACAGGAGAAACAGGGAGGGGAAGTGTGAGGGGGCGCCTGGGATACAGGGGTGATGGTAGTAGAGTGCACGACGCGTCTTGTTTAGCGGCATCAGAAAAGCCGGCAAGCGATAAGTACTGACTGCGGCACGCGACAAGCGAATCCGAGTAGTTTCAAGTTCTAATGTTATCGAAATTCATTTCTTATCGCAAATTGAAATGAATTTCGATACAATTCGTTTTATCTAAAATTCGAAattacatattaaaaatataattactctATATTCTATTTACTATAATATAATCGTCTGAAACAATTTTACAtagtaaatgaaaaaaaaaatttgttaatcGCTACTTCAtaaaattcgaataaaattcTGAATAAAGCCGAATATATCGCTGCGTAGCAAATTTTAGTGACGACAAACCGCTTTCACGCGAAGCCTCGTCGCATGTCCTTATCTTAGATTCACTGCCCGACATTCCGACCGGCCGGCTGATTGGCTGCGCCGTGCGTTGCACTGATCGTAGTGGAAGCGTTTACGAGAAGTTGTCGTGGCTTATAGGAGCGGATCAATGACAGCTACAAGTTAACTAAGAGATGGATAGAAGGAAATATTTGATGAAATTTTGAGAttaaattgatttaaaaaaaacatATGTTCTTATTTCATAGAAAATAGTTAACAGATTGTTTGATATGTACATTAAAATGATaatttgaaatgcaaaattcttaaaatagtataaagaaaagaaatttttgtataatgaaactttcaaaaattgaaataaaatcttATATTTTCATATCGTTAATAATAATTTGGAGTTTATTTTTCCTAATATATTTAAgtcaattattaataaaaaaatatatttactattgttaatatcaatatttaaattaatcggAAAAACTGTTTTTGAAAAAGATTAAGAACGATATTAAGAAATTTCACTTGATATTAATGAAACATGATATATGAAATCGTGTTGCTTTTTATGGAACAGCTCATAAAATAGTAGCTACGGCACTGTTGAATAAACTGCATCGCAACGCCGGTGGTTAACGTGATGCAAACGCCCACGCATATGTATTATACTCTAATGTATCGAAAAATTTAGATAATGGTGCCGAGTGTTACTCAATTGTTGTAATGAAATTCGTAATGCAAGGTAAAGATGTGAAAAATGGTTATTTCGATTTTTTTTACTGCTCGAGAACGTACGCGTGTCAGTTGGTGACAGAGTGGACTCGTCCAAGATGGCTGCACAGTGATCAGTAATACGCCATAAGACATTATCGGAGATTAGATATATAAGAAACCTTATGATCGGTTCAGCATCGTTCGTATACATTTTAATGGCTGGAAATAACCTTAGAACATATGCTATCTTACAAAATGTAGACAAATCTAATTGTCAATAAGAATACACTCGCGCGCACCGGAAGACAATGGCGACGTTCACTCGCACGCGCATCTCATGGCAGCACCTCATGGCACGCACAACTCTTCCCGCTGATAATTGATTTACATAATATACTTTTACCACTTGTGAAAAAATATGTAGACCGTGTAAAATATGGcacgaattaaaaaaaaatgtcaCAATGTTAATTTGACAATTCCAATTACGTTTTTATGTATATCTAAACCTGTATTAAAGgcgatataaaagaatatttattgTTAAGAGAATTGTAGCGTAAAATACGATTCACGATTTATTGCTTTTTCAAGTCAGATTGTATATAATAGATATACCTTTCAAGTTTTACACAGTagtttataaatagtatcaCATTTTACATTAATTATATTCGGTTTTCGACTCATATATTAACTATAATTCCAATTTTGTCATGAAAGAAACAAATCAACTGATATACGTATCTGTAACGAAGAAATGAATTACGATGCAAAATACAATCTTCGGTTCTTATTGTCTGGTAAATTCTTTCAAGTTCAAGTTTCCATTTGACCTTGGTGGATTTAACGTTCTTGGAATACCGAAAATCGCGGTCAAAGGACTGTTAAGTTCTGACATAATACTTTATGTGTAAGCACCCGTAACTTGTCAGCAGATGCATATGAGGTTGCATATGTTTCGAAATTCGTTCGAAAGGGGCACCATCTTGTCAAAGCCTTTTTGTACTTCACTATTGCGTTGTACATAACATCAACGAAGAAGCACATTGTTAATGATATTGTAATATATttgaaacaaacaattttctaaAATGCTGTATAAATGATCTGCTACGACGTGGTTGCCTCTGTTAATAGGAACACACGTACGATGCACGGTAGTTTAAAAAGAGAGGCTCCTAGAGACAGCCACGCCACGCTATAATTTGATCACTCGACTTGCGTATAACATGGCATTTTAAATAAGAAACGATTATGTTTGAAATTACTTGATTCTCTCAAAGAAATTTATCGATTATGGAGACGTACAAATAATACAGTACTATATTGATAGAGGAACTTTCTAAAAAAACAACGTTATTTTCACAcattttccaaaatatttttaagataaatctgttatagaaaaattattacaCGAAAAATCgtctagaaaatattttatcgaatatattttaaCGTTCTAATTGGGAAACGCGTGTTTATACAACATTAGAACCtaaatacaaaaaattaatttctctttgaaattaataatagaaaGGTATgctagaaattttttaattcgaaTACTTGTTTTCTAGAAGAAAAATTTCAGAAACAATATAGAACTGATTAATTACGAAATTATTGaatacgtttttaaaaattaattaattattggtATTGTAACCGAGGCAAACTATGTTATGAAAATAACAATGGAGTTACTACCCGTTTAGATGCTTAATATTTGCGTAAATATTTTTTGTTCAACTTCCTCAAATTGATCGAAATAAGTACAAAAAATCAGCCATTACAAAGAGCAATATCTCCATTGATTAAACatgttttactttctatgcCAACGACGCTAATTCTACGATGTATTACATCACAAATCAGCAAGATGTagtatatataatactataggttttatagtaaataaaataattcaagtTCAAATGTATTTAGCTGCGGGTTGTATAGTGCTTTCTCTATGAACGTAATAACATCTGCGGCGCGATAAGGGACACTTCGTAATTCAATAGAAAGCTCCGTACGCTAGAAAAACTTGAGAAAATTTGATAAACGATTGGTTGATCAACTATTCGTTGAATTCAGAGAACCAATCAGCTTTCGAGTTTCTCAATTTTCCAGCTTATACGATACAACAACTGGCAACTCGGAATCTTTCCTAACTGTATCAGTTTCTTCAAATTTTTCGGGAATCTGGTAAAAAGACACACGCGATAACAGAGTACGAACTCGAAATAAAATATCGAGACGAAGAGAGGGAAGCAATAGGAGAAAACGCGTCATGTCGAGAGACGAAGTAATGAAAAATGAAGGAGACAGGCCGTTTAAGCGAACCACGCCATGCCTGTTACTCTTGTGGTAATCGTAGCATCTCGTGTCGGCATCGAGAACACGTCTTCTTGTCCGATAAATCGTCGGAGCCACGCGGTCACCGTCAAGAAATCCGAGTTCTCGTGCGTCTTCGAGAAGCCAGTGGCGTGCCGCAGAGCGAGTGCGTGGTGTCGGTGTCGCGCGAGGGAACACAATTCTCTCTCTGCACCCGCTCTCAGACCTGTGCACGATAGAACACCAAGCACGCAACAACCCGCGGTATCGTTCTCGTGTCGAGCAAAGCAGTACAATAAAATAAAGTGGGGTTCGGCTTACTTCACCGGGGTTCCTTCCCCGTTTTTCGAGCTCTATTCGCTTCTCCATGGCCGGCAAACCCGTTTCTAACTTCGTACACAGATCACTACACCTTCCTGCGTCGCAACAACTCGTCGCAACCTTGCTTTCAAACCGGGAATATGACGGACGGACCACGGTCGGTCACTAGTCGGACAGAGCCACCACCGTACCGAGGAGCCAACCCAACGGCAGTTCGATTCTGGCCTAGGCCCTATGCTCGCTACACTCGACTCACCGGACTGGCGGGGCCCCCACACAATAACAACCCACGAGGCGGGAAACGAAACACATGTCTGGCACTACTTTCGAAGCGACCAATCCCGTTCTTTTGTTCGCTCGCGGTACCGATCGACCTGACATCTCGCGGCCTTTTACACAACTTCACTTTAACGCGCCTAAATTCATTTCCTTTATGTATCTAATTAGACCGAGAGAATTTTCATTCGTACAATTCTCCAACGCTTTTCTATTTAAACGTTCATTCCTTTATTAATCAATCCAGATACTCAATTTCAGGGATAATACACAAATTGTCTCTTTTTTATTAATGATGGAAGAATTTGGTAGTTTGCACCCGTTACCGCAATCATTTTGTAGCTTCCGGCGCTCGTGTTAGACTATGAGATTCCTTATGCTTactttattttacgtaacgtcaCCTAAGAAAATCCGACGTAATTCTATGAGCAACTGACAATTTGGCGTTGGAATGAACCGATGCTCTTTGTTCTAGTATCCATTAATATTAACTGATATTAAACAATTGCATATGCGAGATATCGAACTTGATATCGAAATTCATATATCGATAAGACgaaacaatttgaaatatgtttcatACTTCctcttatttaatattcaatttattgctatttactatttttattaaatattaactttTTTTTGTAGAATATACACACACGgcgaattaataataattgtgaTTACAgtgtataatattattaaaaggtttgatttaatatacatataatttatacatGAAATTTGTATTGtcaaggaaatataaatttaaaatttcatatattattattattatatttttatgtttattatattttctttataattttttgTAATATCGATATTATCAATACTATATCATTTAAATATGTAGACATTATATAAATATggctttttaaaatttattactattaaGAGTCGCTGGATATTTTTGATGGCATAATTTTCATTATAAATTAATCGTACAACATAGTTATTTTAAAATGCAATACGGACAATTAAATACTGATTAAAGATAATAAACATATAATCTCATGACAGAACAAGGAGTTTGTTTATGATATAGTATGTctcgatataatatttttaatcaagTTGTGATATCTATGTCTGATGCTCAAGTGATCCGCCCCTGCAGGTGTAGAATCCGTGAAGGGTTGAGATCAATATGCGCTCATTGATTGCACTGTAGCTGCGCTGCGTCGGCCTCGTAGAATGTCTTCTTTGTAGCACTAAACATTGAGCATGTACCTACCTACCTGCTTGGTTAGATCTCAACGTGCACCTTTCACCGTGTGCACAACTGAATTACAAGACTAGAATAAACGCGTTATACGATGCCACGTAATGTCTTTCCCGTCGATACAGCCACTCGTTATAAAATTTCGTGATAAGCAGGCGAGTTCGATAATAATTTCGAAACTACCTGTTTCATCGATCACCATACGTTATGTACAAACAAAATTCATGTAAGTTTAATGCATCTTACAACTTTAGTGATGctaatatttattaaacgaGACAAAAGTTTTGttgaaaatttttttaaaatagttcaagtagttatttatttcaattgatACTATTTTTTCGAATTATCATTTACCTTATATCTACGtatgaaaaaattatattaaagtttaatattaaaataatagtgTTAAAGTCAGTGTTCTCGTGTGTTTTATTACATGTGTGGATAGGTTTCATATATTATACGCttatatttatgtatgtatatgcatGATTATAGATTTAAATGATGT
The Bombus affinis isolate iyBomAffi1 chromosome 2, iyBomAffi1.2, whole genome shotgun sequence genome window above contains:
- the LOC126913795 gene encoding acidic leucine-rich nuclear phosphoprotein 32 family member A isoform X1, translating into MSYGVLLITVQPSWTSPLCHQLTRIKELVLDNCRSTHIVGLTDEFVALESLSLINVGLTSLKGFPKLSSLKKLELSDNRISGGLNLLQSSPKLTHLNLSGNKIKDLDTLQPLKEFKNLKNLDLFNNEVTNLDNYREKVFSLIPSLRCLDGFDTDDCEVDDSEGEDDEVNGNEDGDGDANEEDSEEVSDEEEFVFEEGDVGLEAVYKDGLEDESDEDDFLCDEEEEEEDDDNEDDEQEEEEESSPARGKKRKHEDVGDSGN
- the LOC126913795 gene encoding acidic leucine-rich nuclear phosphoprotein 32 family member A isoform X2 translates to MEKRIELEKRGRNPGEIKELVLDNCRSTHIVGLTDEFVALESLSLINVGLTSLKGFPKLSSLKKLELSDNRISGGLNLLQSSPKLTHLNLSGNKIKDLDTLQPLKEFKNLKNLDLFNNEVTNLDNYREKVFSLIPSLRCLDGFDTDDCEVDDSEGEDDEVNGNEDGDGDANEEDSEEVSDEEEFVFEEGDVGLEAVYKDGLEDESDEDDFLCDEEEEEEDDDNEDDEQEEEEESSPARGKKRKHEDVGDSGN